The genomic stretch TGGGTGGTGTTGCTTGGGCGCTTTTCCCGATTATCCTTGTTTTTATGCCCTTTCAGCTGTTTCTGATTAAGCTGTCCCACAGAGAGTTAATGAAGCTACTGCTGGGAACGGTTGTTGTCTATCTGGGCTTGCTCATCTTCTTGTCGGGCATTGACTTCGGCTTTGCCTTCGCGGCTAAATATATCGGTGAAGTATTTTTGGACCCCAGCCGTCCCGATTGGTTTAAGTGGCTCCTGCTCGCGGTGGGCTTTGTGCTCGGGGCTGCCATAACGCTGGCCGAGCCGGCTGTCACTGTCCTAGGAGAACAACTTGAAGAGATAACTAACGGTCATATCAAGAAAAACTCCATACGAATCACCCTGGCCTTAGGGATTGGCGTTGCAGCCTTGATTAGTATGGTGAAGATTCTGACCCAAATACATATCCTTTGGTTTTTGGTTCCCCTCTATGTCCTGGCTATCATCATGCTTAAGTTTTCCTCTAGACTTTTCGTAGGCTTAGCCTTCGATTCGGGGGGCGTCTCAGGGGGAGCCTTAACCTCAGCTTTTTTAACCCCTCTGACCCTCGGGACTGCGCAGGCTGTAGCTGCTTCAGCGGGACCGGGCGCCCAATCGGTTTTGATTAACGGATTCGGAATTATCGCCTTTATTTCGGTTACCCCTTTAATTGCCGTGCAGGCTTTGGGCATAATTTACGATACCCAGCTTAGAAAAGCACAGAAGCTTATCCGGGCAGCTGAGGCAGAGGAACTTAAAGAACTGGCTTCTCTAGCTATGCATGCTGGGAAAGCAGAAGCAAGTGAACCGACAAATAGTGAAGCCGTTGGCAAGGAAGCGGTAGATAACGAAGCTTTAGATAATGAAGCTGTAGGTAACAATACATCAGGTAACAACACCACAGATAGCGATATTGCAGATTGCGATAAGATGAATGGCGATGCTACAAAAAAAGAAGTAGTACATGAGTTCTTCGTCACGGAGGTAAAGGAAAGCAATGAGTAATGATTTAAGCGGCTTGGTTTTTTTGACACTGATTGCCGGTAGAAAGCAAAAAGACGCCCTGTTAGAAGCGCTTCCGGAGGCGGGGGGGCGGCTTGTCAATATCGTATATGGAAAGGGCACTGTGAATACGAGTCACTTGAAATGCCTGCTCGGATTCGTGACGGAAGAAGATAAAGTGGTCATCACCTGTCTCTTGCCCGGGGAGAAAACCGATGCGGTGCTGGAAATGCTAATCAAGAAGTTTAACTTTGACAAGCAGAACACAGGCATTGCTTTTACCATACCTGTCGAAAAGCTGTCCATTTAAGGATAGGAGAGGATAAAGGATGGAAAACGAAATGGATTTAAAAGCTCTCTATATCATCGTCAACGCCGGTTTTGCTGATGAGGTGGTGGAAGTCGCTCGCCAGGCAGGAGCAGGCGGTGGGACAATTATCCACGCTCGTGGCAGCGGCCCGGTACATAAATCGATTCTGGGTATTACCTTAGATACTGAGAAGGAGATCGTCTTAAGCATTGTCAGCGGGGACAAAGTTGAGAAAATTATGGCTGCCATCAAAGAAAAGGCAGGGTTGAATTCCCCTGCCAACGGTATTTGCTTTACGATGCCTGTTGAAAAATGGTTGGTGAAGCAATGATCAGGGCATAATGCTTACTTGCCCTTAAAGAACTTCCCGGCACCCAAATAGAAAGTCTGTTTGTCCCGGTACATCCGTTGGTCAGCTAAAGCCAATACGGCTTCCATGCTCTTTTCTTCAAAAGAAGTGGCGTAGCCGAAGCTTATGTTGAGTACCGCAGGGGTATGCTCGGTCGGAATCTTATTTTGACTCTTGATTCGGGCCTCAATCATTTTAAGAACGGGTTCTTTGGCTGTGGTAAGTATCAAGAACTCATCGCCGCCGAAGCGAAATGCGAAATCAGTATCCCTGATGCTGCTCCGAATCGAGGCAGCGGCTTCTTTAAGAATGCGATCTCCTTCCTCATGTCCAAAGTGATCATTGATATACTTCAAGCCGCTAATATCAAGCATGGCCAGTCCAAAGGGCTTGGACTCGTTGATATAGCCCTGAATAACCTCCTGAAAAAGATTGCGATTAAAAAGTCCGGTGAGGGGATCTGTCTCGGAATTTTTCTTTATGCGTTCTAAGTAGAGTTCTCTTTCCGTGACATCCTTGGTAATAATCATAGCTCCGGTAAATTGGCCGGGTATATTAATCGGGGAATAAGCATTTTCGATACATCTGCCTTGAGTTTTGATGACTCTGTGCCATTCGATAGTTGCCGGTTGATTGAGTTTATCAAGGACCTTGGGCTTGGACTCGTTTTTATGACAGGAGAGAATGCTATTATTTTCCGGAAGGTTAGGGTCCCACCCCAGCAATTCCCCTCCCAAATGATTGAAATAAATAACTTTCCCGGTGGTGTCGATGAGCGTTAGGCCGATTTTTAATTCGGAAAGAACGGTGTTGACTATCTCTGTTGGAATGGAGTTATGCATCGGGCTCTCCTTTTGCTTGTTTTTTGCTTGTTCTAATGATTAAAGATTAACAAAAAGACGAGAACTGTCAAGTAAAATTAACCAGATTCGCCATGGCACGAGTCTATCTATGCCGAAAATGTTAAGTCTTGCCTGTAGGTGTAAAAATGCTGTCAAAAATGCTATACTATATTGAGTAGGTATTTTAAAGATAAAGTTATTTTTGGAGGGTGGATATGGGAGCAAAAAAGAAAAAACAAGTCGTTGGGGTTATTAATCAGTTGGATCTGATTAAACAGTCTCCGAACAAAATGAATTCCTCGATGGAAATCGTCAGACAGGGGGTAGGGGTTCATCGCGACAAGACGAAGTATAACAGGAATAAAATGAAGCAACAAAATGTTTATGATGGGTATCATTGTGTATCGAATGGGGCGGTATAGAATGATACCCATTATAATTTCTAGAACATTAGCTATTGCATCCCCGAGAAAAGCTTCAATGAGCCAAACTGGCTCTTGAAGCTTTTTTGCATTGATAGTTTAGGAGTTGTTTAAAATAAAAAGAAGGAATTTGTGTAAGTATAAGCGAAATGGAAAATAATGGGTACATGTTTGGCTGCTAAATTTACTAATCCTGAATACGATAGAGGAAAAGCAAAATTGAAGAAAAGGAACATACGGTAATGTTTCCATTACTTAGCGCAAGTATAACGATTAGTCTGGCTGTTGCAGGCTACTGGTTATTAAAGAAGATTAATTTCCCGGCACCATCAATTATGGGGCCGATGATGTTTATCGGTATATATCAAGCATTGGGAGGGGGACTTCCCGATCTCTCCATGACCACCGTCAATATATTTCAGCTGATTATAGGGCTGTCTTTAGGGGCCAGAATTAATCATCAGAGGCTGGCTGATTTGCGTAGGGTGTTACGTCCTTCCTTAGTTATAGCGGTTTGGACTTTACTATCAACCTTGGGTATGACGTTTCTTTTACTCCAATTTACCCCTAATATCGCTACGGCTCTTTTCTCCGCCGCTCCCGGTGGGATCTCAGAAATGACGGTTGTCGCCTTGGCCTATGATACCGAAGTGCCCATGGTATCCACCTATCAATTTGTACGCTTAGTGGTCATTATCAGTGTGGTGCCTATTATTGCTCGTTGGTTAAAGCGAAGAACACCAACTGCGCAACGGGTCGCGATGAAGGAAGAGCAAAATCAGACACTAGTAACAGGAGACGCCGAGCCAATAGAGCAAGTAGAAATTGGGTTGGGAACTAAGCTACTCCTTTACAGCCTTGGCATAATGGGGGGCCTGCTTCTGCTGGTCTTGGGCTTTCCCGGCGGAGGAGTGATTGGTGCCATGACGACTTTGGCGCTGACCAACATAGTGCTCAAAAAGCAGTATCAATTTCCAAGTTCTGTTTTGCAACTTGCCTTGCTTGGAATTGGTATGAGCATCGGGTTGGAATTTTCACCGGAGGTGGTGCGGACTATTCAAGAGATGTTGCTGCCCATTATTGGCTTTTCCTTGCTTATTGTACTCAGTAATTTCGTCGTGGGGTGGTATTTACATCATCTGACTCATTGGGATATCATCACCTGCCTATTGAGTTCAGCCCCCGGCGGGCTGAATCAAATGCTCGCGGTTTCCGAAGAGATGAAGGCCGATACCCTGACCATCAGCATACTGCAATTGGTGCGACTGTTAATCATCATTACCTGTATCCCGATTATCGCTGTTATGTTTATCTGAATTAGATTGAATCCATTTAATTCAGAGATTTAACATCATAAAACCAAAGGAGTGAAGTAATGCAAGCTAACAACACCTATGAAGTCAATGCCATGAAAAGGTTTATGGAACAGGCCTTTTCGGCTTGCGGAGTACCTGTAGCCGATGGGCAAATTGTAAGTGATAACCTGCTCTACGCGGAGCTACGTGGGATCAAGAGCCATGGTATAAGTCGTTTTCCTATTTATTTACGACGCATCCAAAAGGGGGCGGTGAACCCTCAACCGAAAATAGCTATCGAACAAAGAGCACTCGGAATATTAGGGGTGGACGGGGATAACGGATTAGGTGCTGTGGGAATGGTGCATGCTCTGAACCGAGGGATGGAACAAGCTCGGCAAGTAGGGATTTGTGTTATTGGGATGAAGGGGAGCAACCATTTTGGGGCTTCAGGTTATTATTGTCAACTTGCCGCAGAGCAAGGTTTTGTCTCCATAGTGCTTACGGACGCACCACCGGCGACACCGCCTTGGGGAGGTAAGGAGGCCTATTTTGGCACGAATCCTATTGCCTTTGGCCTACCGCGAGCCGAAAAACCGCATATCATCGTGGATCTGGCTACCTCGCTTGTGGCGCGTGGCAAGATTATTCGAGCGGCTGCTCAAGGGGAAGAAATTCCTAAGGGGTGGGCTCTCGATAAAGAAGGCTTTGCCACAACAGATCCCCAGGCTGCTTTGGCAGGCGTTTTGCTGCCCATGGCCGGAGCGAAGGGGTATGCCTTGAGCTTAGCGGTAGAGCATTTAGCGGGGGTCTTGGTGGGAGCTGGTTTTGGCAAAGAAGTAGCTTGGCAATACGGTGAAGGAAACAAGCCTGCCAATGTCGGTCATTTCGTCATTTTAGTCAAGGCAGATGCATTTCTAACGATGGAAACCTATCATAAGCGCGTGGAACATTTTGTAGAAGAAATTAAACAGATTCCGTTGGCACCGGGGTACCAAGAAATCAAACTGCCTGGGGAACGTGAATGGGAGCAAGAGCAGAGTTCGGTGGTCCAAGGGGTTACCCTGGATGAGGATATGCTCGCTACATTCCAAGCTATTGCTCAAGAGTTAAATATCAAGCTATAGGTCATATTATCTTCTTGCTGTATGGAGGATTACTCATGATCAGAATAGTCTATACCATGACCCTTGGCCATAATCGGGATATTATCAATAAACTGATTTGCTCGAAGGAGTCAAAGGATGTCTCAGTAGAAGTCTTGCAAACGGCCAGCCCTCAAGAGTTGATGGAGTATGACATTGACAATACCATTGTGATTGCTCGTGGAATTTACTTCCTAACCCTCAGTAAGAGATTTAGGCGTGCTCGTGTGATAGAGCTTGCTGTCACGGGGTATGATATTATGCGGGGAATTGTGGAGTGTAAAAATGTATATCAGGCCAAAAAGATTGCCATTATCATCTCGGAAACTATTCAAGTCGAGAAGAGTTTTATCGAAGACACTTTGGATGTTCAGTTAACGGTTTTTCCAGTCAAAGAATATGGTCATGTGGCGAATGTCTTTGACTTCGTTAAGCGTCTGGGCTTTGATGCAATTCTCGGTGGGTTTACAGTTTTTCGTATGGCCAAAAGTGAGGGCGTCAATTCAGTAGCAATAACTATGGGATATGAAGCCAACCACTTAGCCTTCAATGAGGCATTCAACGTAGCAAAAGCCATCATCGAAGAACGCAAGAAAAATGAGCTTTTTAAAATCATTCTGGAAAGCACCGATGAAGCGGTTATCGCCTACGATCATCAGGGGCTGATTATGGCATACAACCAAGCGGTCTATGGCATTTTGGAGCTCCCCGCCCAAACGATTCTCACAGGCAAAGAACTCTCGTCCTTCCTGCCACAATTCAAAGAAGCCCATCTAAGCAAAGAAAGTTATACTACCAATGAAGTCATCACCATTAACAACCGCGTGGTCGTTATCAATAAAAGAAACATTATCATTGAACAGAAAAATCAGGGTGCAGTATTAATACTACAAAATGTCGATACTTTGCAAAAGGCAGAAATTGATGTGCGCCAGAAATTAAACAAGAAAGGCTTAGCAGCTAAGTACAATTTTGACGCAATAATCGGCAGCAGTGAGGTTATTATGAAAACCATCCGGGTTGCCCAAAAATATGCTGTTGCAAACTCAAATGTATTGATTATCGGCGAGACAGGGACAGGGAAAGAGCTCTTTGCTCAGAGTATTCATAACAACAGCATGCGGTGTAACCAGCCTTTTGTTGCCATAAACTGTGCAGCACTTCCTGAACAATTACTGGAAAGTGAACTTTTTGGCTATGTGGGAGGCGCTTTTACAGGAGCCGCTAAAGGTGGGAAAGTAGGGCTTTTTGAGTTAGCCCATAAAGGGACCCTCTTTCTAGACGAAATAGCCGAAATGCCTCTTGGTTTGCAAGCGAAACTCCTGCGGGTATTGCAGGAAAGGGAAATTCGTAAACTAGGTGATGACAAGAACATTCCCATTGATGTACGAATCATATCGGCAACCAATGAAGATTTAAGTTTACTAGTGCAAGAAAGTAAATTTCGCCAGGACCTTCTCTATCGTATCGATGTGTTGAGTTTAATTCTTCCGCCCTTGCGCGAACGCAAGGAAGATATTAAAGATATTGCGAAGACCTTTTTAGCAGATTTTCCTAGAGGTCATAAGCCAATCTCCCTAAGCCTTGAAGGACTCTTAGTACTCATGCAATATGAATGGCCGGGAAATATTCGTGAACTGCGCAATGTCTGTGAACGTTTATCCGTACTCTCTGAGAACAAAATGCTTGGGGCTCAAGAGGTCAAAGAAATCTTGCCTATAAAAGAGGCACCTCTATTAACTCTTGTGACACCGCTTCCGGATATCCGAAATCAGCGACAGCAAGAAAAACAAAGCAAAATGACCCAACAACAGTTGGCAGAGATGCTAGGAATAAGCCGCACCACGTTGTGGCGCCGAAAAAGAGAACAAATTAGACCATACGACCGTTAACAGCGGAAGTATGGTTTTTTTAATGACCTTGCAACGTAAGAAACAAATGAAACAAGAAAAGGTTTCACTGTAACAAAAAGTGTTAAGAAAATTATGGAGAGTGGGTAAAAGTTTATCTTGTAATGGAAGAATATGCCATACAAATTTGAAATAAGATATATCAAAGTCAGATAGCATGGGCAATAGGAAAAGCACGCGGCTTAAGGTAAAGAGTTTTCGGAATATTTAGTGAGTTGGCATAGATTTTGCACTTAAGGAGTGTAGCACTGAGGATAGGGGGGAATCTCGTTTTGATAAACTGTGAAACTAAACCCGTCATCGGCATCACCATGGGCGATCCTGCAGGAGTTGGACCGGAAATCGTGGCTAAGGCTGCTGCCGCAGGAAGCTTAGAAAAGGATGCTCATCCGATTATTGTGGGGGATCAGCGCTTATTCGAGCATGGTATGCAGATTGCGAAGGTCAACGTAGATTTCCAAGTAGCCTATACCTTGGATGAAGCCCTAAGGATGATGGGGATTGTCGTTTTAGATACCAAGAGGTTTAACGCTGCGGATTTAGTTATGGGCGAGTTGAGCGTTGAATGCGGTAAGGATGCAGCGACCAATATTCAGCAATGTGTGGGGTATTGTCAACAAGGGTTGATGGACGGACTCTGTTTTGCTCCCAACAACAAAGCAGCTATGAAAAAAGCAGGCTTTGTCCTGCATGGGGCGATTGATTTGTTGGCAGGGTTTTTTCAGTATGAAGGCAACCGCGGCGAATTGAACGTGCTAAAGGATGCATGGACAGCTCGTGTTACCAGTCACATACCGGTGAAAGATATTAGTGCTCGATTGAGTGTAGAGGGAATCCTTAAGTCCATCCATTTGGTGAATCAGACCCTCAAGCGGGCGGGTATTGCTCACCCCCACATTGCGGTGGCGGCCTTAAATCCCCATGGGGGGGAAGGTGGCACTTGCGGGATGGAGGAGATTGAGATCATTTCTCCTGCTGTAGAAGAGGCCAGAGCTCTAGGGATTATGGCTGAAGGTCCATTTCCTGCCGACACCTTGTTTATTAAGTTATTCAACAAGGAATATCAGGCGGCGGTGACCATGTTCCATGATCAGGGCCAGATTGCCATGAAGCTGAAAGGGTTTGATCAGGGTGTCACCGTAATGGCTGGCTTACCCAGTCCAGTTACCACCTGCTCTCATGGCTCTGCTTTCGATATCGCCGGTCAAGGGATTGCCAACCCTGGGGCATGGGAAAGTGCTTATGAACTTGTGGTTAAGATGGCCAAAGTGGGTCGACGACATAGCTGCTAAGGAGGGCAAATCTGTGAAACTAGGTTTTGTTGGCTTGGGACAAATGGGTAAACCTATGGCCTTAAATTTACTTAAAAGTGGTAAAGAATTAATCGTTTATGATCAGCGGCCGAACAGTTACCTTGAGTTTGAAGAACAGGGGGCGCGGGTGGCAAAGGGTCTACAGGATGTGGCAGAAGCGGATATCATCTTTTGCTCTCTTCCCAACAGTGAAGTCGTTCATCAGGTATTGCTGGGGGAGGAGGGGCTTAAGCAGGCCCTTCGGACAGGGCAGATCATTGTGGATACCAGTACCATTAAATACAACACCACCTTAGATATTGCCAAGGAATTAGCGGCACGGGGAGTCGAGTTTCTCGATGCGCCAGTTTCAGGTATGGAAGCACGGGCTAAGGAAGGAACCCTCACCATGATGTGCGGCGGCAAGCAGGAACTTTTTACAAAGGTGACGCCCTATCTCCAATGGATGGCCAACAAAATTCTCTATATGGGCAACAGCGGGAGTGGCCAACTGACCAAGCTAATCAATCAATTATTATTTGATATCAATGGAGCTGCCTTGGCCGAAATCCTCCCTATGTCCATTAAACTCGGCCTTGATCCGGAAAAAGTAGGGGAGGTCGTCAACAGTGGAACGGGTAGGAGCTATGCCTCAGAGTTTTTCATTCCCAAGATTCTCGAGGGCAATTTTACCGAGGGGTATCCTATGAAACATGCCTATAAGGATTTGGTCAGTGGAGTGGAGATCTCGTCCAGCCTCTGCATCCCCATGCCTGTACTCTGTGCGGCGACGACAACCTATCAAATCGCCCTGCTTAAGGGACTGGGTGATCGAGATAAAGGCGGTATGATTGGGGTGTTTGAGGACTTGCTTCAGGTGCAATACCGTAAATCCACAGGAAAGGGTGGACTAGGATGAAATTAGCCTACACCATAAGCGGTCCTGATACCCAGGCTAAGTATCTAGCCTATAGAGGAGAGCTGGAGGACATGTTAGCCAGCTTGCATGAGATAGGTTACCAGGGAGTAGAGTTATTTGTTCGGGATCCGCGGGAAATTGACCTAAGGAAATTGGGGCAGCTTTTAGAGCTTAATCATCTGGAATTGGCGGCCCTTGGTACAGGTCCTATGGTTTCCGAAGATCAATTACGGTTTACTTCCTTAGATGGGACGATTCGGAATGAGGCGATGACGAGGGCAAAGGCTGCCATTGATTTAGCCGCTCGGTTTGGATCCCAAGTTAATGTGGGTAAATTGCGCGGAGATATTGTTCAGGGAGACGAGGCGCATACAGGACGCCTAAGGGATCGGGCCATTAAAGAACTATGTGACTACGCGGCAACGAAAAATGTGCTGATTACCATAGAGCCCCAATGTCGTTTTGCAATTAACAACCTCAAATCTACCCAGGAAGCCTTGGCTTGGCTCCAAGAGCAGCAATTGCCTAATTTGTACCTTATGCTTGATGTATTTCACATGAATATCGAAGATAAGTCCATTGCGGCCAGCTTGATTGAAGCCAAGAACCAGACAATCCATGTCCATTTGGCAGATAACCATAGGGGTGTTCCGGGAACAGGAGCCCTGAATTTCCCGGAGATTATACGAGTCTTAAAAGCTTTGGGGTATGATCGCTATCTTTCGATGGAAATCGAGCAGACTCCCAGCTGCTATGAAGCAGCCGCCAAAGCGTATACCTATATTCAGAAACTCATCGACGATGATGGAGTGATTATAGAAAAAGTGAAGTGATGTGGCCATGGAAACAGACAATAGAATAATAAATTCTCAAGAGTTGTTTAAGGGAATCAAGGGTGCCTATCCCCGTGCCATGTTTAAATCGGTGGGTTATACCCAGGAAGATTTGAGAAAGCCAATTATTGGAGTAGTCAGCTCTTGGTCAGAGATCCATCCCGGCAGTTACCCCAATAAAGAGCTCGCCCAATTCGTCAAAGCTGGGGTATGGGCTGCCGGTGGAACACCAGTGGAGTTCCATACTATAGCTGTCTGTGATGCCATAGCTCAAGGGGTAGGAATGCACTATTCCCTACCCAGCCGGGAAATTGTCGCCGCGGAGATCGAGCTGATGGTGGGCTCTGGTGGATTTGATGGTTTAGTCTTACTTCCTTCCTGTGATAAATCTCCCGGAGGCATGCTGATGGCTGCTGCCCGCCTTAATCTACCGACAATCTTTCTGCCCCCGGGTCCGATGCTTCCCCACTTTGATGACCAAGGTCAACAATGGGTGATGTCAGATATTAAGGAAGCCATGGGAGCCTTCACGAAGCAACGGATGGATGACAAGCTTTTCGAAGCCATTGAAACGGATACCTGCACCACTGTGGGCGTTTGCGGAATGATGGGAACTGGGAACACCATGGGGTGCTTAATCGAAGCCTTAGGTATGTCCCTGCCCGGCACCTCGACGACCCCTTCGGTCTATGCCAAAAAAAGACACCAAGCCAAAGAAACAGGAAAGCGCATCGTGGAAATGGTCAAGGAGAATTTGCGTTCACATCAGATCCTGAATGAAGGAAGTTTAGCCAACGCTGTGCGCCTTGTCATGGCTATTGGTGGCTCAACCAATGCAGTATTACATTTACCGGCCATTGCGAGGGAGGCAGGAGTAGAGCTAACCCTTGATGATATCGATAGGCTCTCGGAACAAACGCCCTGTGTTGCTAAGTATAAGCCCTCTAGTAAATACACCCTCTGGGATTTTTATCAAGCAGGGGGAGTCGGGGCTATCCTCAAGATTATTTCCCCATTGCTCCATAAAGAGGTGTTGACAGTGACCGGCAAAACTATCGAGGGATATTTTAGCGAGGTTAAGAAGTGGCAAACTGTCCGTCCTCTGAATAATCCGCTGCAACCCAAGGGGGGAATTGTGGCATTAAAAGGTAACCTGGCACCGGATGGCGCTGTGATCAAGGTTAGCGGGGTGAAAGATGCACCCAACTGCCAAGTAGGGATCGCCAAAACCTTTGAATCGGAAGAGGATCTCATGGAACACATCATGACTAAGGAAATCAAACCAGGGGATGTGTTGGTCATTCGCAATGAGGGACCTGTCGGGGGACCGGGGATGCGAGAGATGTCCATTCCCGCCGCCTTACTCACGGGCATGGGTCTGGGTGACAGTGTTGCTATGATCACTGATGGCCGCTTTTCCGGAGCAACCCGCGGCTTTTGCATTGGGCATGTTGCCCCAGAAGCTTACGTCGGAGGACCGATTGCCATAGTCCAAGATGGCGATTCGATAGAGATTGATATTGAACACAAAGCCCTGAACCTGCGGGTGAGTCCGGAAGAGATCAGCAAGCGCTTAGCGAACCTTCCTCCACGGAAAAGGCCAATGGATAAAGGTTTTTTAGGGGTCTATGCGCGCAATGTCAGTCAGGCAGACAAGGGTGCAATTCTTGAGTAACCTAATGAATTGGAGGGAGGTGAGGTGGGTATAAAAAGGTAGGCAACGGTTTACGGGGAGGAAGGGTTAAGGTTCTAATAATAACTAAAAATTAAAAGGGAGCTGGGGATATGAAAAAGCATTTTCGTTCTATAGTGTTTATAACCGCACTTTTGTTTTTGTTAGGCTCGATAGCCGGTTGTGGTAGCAGTAGTAGTAGCAATCAAAAACAAGACTCAAGTTCTGGCACGGAAAAAGCTGCAAGTTTTCCCGAAAAGGATTTTGAATTTTTAGTACCCATGGGAGCGGGCGGCGGTAGTGATGTATTCTGTCGTACTCTAGTGAAAACTGTTGCTGATAATAAACTTAATCCCACTAACATCACCGTAGTCAATAAACCCGGTGGTTCTGGTTCCATAGGTTGGTCCTATGTAGCTAATGATCACAAAGGAAATCCTTATGAGTTAAGCACAGTGAGCTCCAGCTTCTATACGGGTCCGATATCGGGACAGTCCCCTGTATCCTATAAAGATTTCACCCATATCATCGCAGTAGCTGAAGATCCGACTCTGCTCGTCGTCCCGACGGATTCTCCCTATCAAACGATGGAGCAACTGTTAGAAGCGGCTAAAGCTAAACCGGAATCCATTAGTTCCGGTGGTTCCAGTGGTCTCTCCATGGATGCTGTTGTATTCTATGCCCTTAGCGATAGTGCAGGGGTGCAAATGAAGTATGTGCCTTTTGCAGGTGGTGGAGAAGTAATGACTTCGGTTCTTGGCGGCCATGTTACCTTCGGCTTCTTAGGGCCAAGTGAAGCAGCTTCACAGCTGGAAGCGGGTAAAATGAAAGCTTTAGCGGTTACTACCGAAGATCGAGCTGGCGGTATTCTAAAGGATGTCCCCACCTTAAAGGAACTGGGTCATGATGTTGTCTTATCCCAATTGCGAGGGGTTGTAGCTCCTTCCGGTATCTCTCAAGAGAATGTGGATTATCTTCATGATATGTTTAAAAAAGCCACCGAAACTCCAGAGTGGAAAGAATTTGTCAAGAATAATTTCATGGAAGAAAAGATTATGGGACCGGATGAATTCTTGAAAGCTAGCCAAGCACAAAATGATATGTATGCCAAGTACTTAGACAAAATTGAAAAGTAATTATTAAATAGCACTGATGGAGGAGGCTTTTTGAAGCTAATGCCTCCTCCTCGTCCTCCCCTGATCAATAGCGAGAACACCTTGTGAATTATGACACTTGTAATTGAAGGCACCTCAAGGAGGGAAATTGATGCTTATTGATAAAGAGAAGTGCATTGGCTGCGGCATATGTGTACCCTACTGCCCCACGGGAGCCATCAGCATGTCGGATAAAAAAGCCGTAATCGATCAAGCGCTCTGTGTGGAATGTGGCAACTGTATTCGCCATAGAGTGGTAAGATGTTCGCCGAAAGCTATCTATGAACCCTATGAACAAATCAAAGGAACACCTAGAGAAGTGAGGCGTTACTTCAGTGATCCGGCTACGGTTCATGGGGTGACTGGAGTGC from Desulfitobacterium dichloroeliminans LMG P-21439 encodes the following:
- a CDS encoding DUF1538 domain-containing protein: MRYFNTLKEVFISSLPLAIVIIIVCVFIAPMESASDYVKLAVGYLGVVVGQALFLDGLDISILPIGKLVGSSLIRLKKGIFIIMVGLLFGVLATVAEPALWVLAKQTHMIMPGVKEMVFVWVLSMGIGVFVGFALFRILKDLNIKVVFAILYIAVFLMVIFVPEEFVALAFDGSGATTGDVSVPFILALGLGISATMSRSKTNEDTFGIIGLASVGPILALFLYGIIMKAANGGTIPPAEVYDPGVLESLGAILFANLGGVAWALFPIILVFMPFQLFLIKLSHRELMKLLLGTVVVYLGLLIFLSGIDFGFAFAAKYIGEVFLDPSRPDWFKWLLLAVGFVLGAAITLAEPAVTVLGEQLEEITNGHIKKNSIRITLALGIGVAALISMVKILTQIHILWFLVPLYVLAIIMLKFSSRLFVGLAFDSGGVSGGALTSAFLTPLTLGTAQAVAASAGPGAQSVLINGFGIIAFISVTPLIAVQALGIIYDTQLRKAQKLIRAAEAEELKELASLAMHAGKAEASEPTNSEAVGKEAVDNEALDNEAVGNNTSGNNTTDSDIADCDKMNGDATKKEVVHEFFVTEVKESNE
- a CDS encoding P-II family nitrogen regulator yields the protein MENEMDLKALYIIVNAGFADEVVEVARQAGAGGGTIIHARGSGPVHKSILGITLDTEKEIVLSIVSGDKVEKIMAAIKEKAGLNSPANGICFTMPVEKWLVKQ
- a CDS encoding GGDEF domain-containing protein, which encodes MHNSIPTEIVNTVLSELKIGLTLIDTTGKVIYFNHLGGELLGWDPNLPENNSILSCHKNESKPKVLDKLNQPATIEWHRVIKTQGRCIENAYSPINIPGQFTGAMIITKDVTERELYLERIKKNSETDPLTGLFNRNLFQEVIQGYINESKPFGLAMLDISGLKYINDHFGHEEGDRILKEAAASIRSSIRDTDFAFRFGGDEFLILTTAKEPVLKMIEARIKSQNKIPTEHTPAVLNISFGYATSFEEKSMEAVLALADQRMYRDKQTFYLGAGKFFKGK
- a CDS encoding AbrB family transcriptional regulator produces the protein MFPLLSASITISLAVAGYWLLKKINFPAPSIMGPMMFIGIYQALGGGLPDLSMTTVNIFQLIIGLSLGARINHQRLADLRRVLRPSLVIAVWTLLSTLGMTFLLLQFTPNIATALFSAAPGGISEMTVVALAYDTEVPMVSTYQFVRLVVIISVVPIIARWLKRRTPTAQRVAMKEEQNQTLVTGDAEPIEQVEIGLGTKLLLYSLGIMGGLLLLVLGFPGGGVIGAMTTLALTNIVLKKQYQFPSSVLQLALLGIGMSIGLEFSPEVVRTIQEMLLPIIGFSLLIVLSNFVVGWYLHHLTHWDIITCLLSSAPGGLNQMLAVSEEMKADTLTISILQLVRLLIIITCIPIIAVMFI
- a CDS encoding Ldh family oxidoreductase, which gives rise to MQANNTYEVNAMKRFMEQAFSACGVPVADGQIVSDNLLYAELRGIKSHGISRFPIYLRRIQKGAVNPQPKIAIEQRALGILGVDGDNGLGAVGMVHALNRGMEQARQVGICVIGMKGSNHFGASGYYCQLAAEQGFVSIVLTDAPPATPPWGGKEAYFGTNPIAFGLPRAEKPHIIVDLATSLVARGKIIRAAAQGEEIPKGWALDKEGFATTDPQAALAGVLLPMAGAKGYALSLAVEHLAGVLVGAGFGKEVAWQYGEGNKPANVGHFVILVKADAFLTMETYHKRVEHFVEEIKQIPLAPGYQEIKLPGEREWEQEQSSVVQGVTLDEDMLATFQAIAQELNIKL